A part of Kitasatospora acidiphila genomic DNA contains:
- the sufD gene encoding Fe-S cluster assembly protein SufD — MAEQNTSGSTTAGSIEVGTAGAGAQLAGPGTGRAEVRQPIDARVAVKPSYDVTDFPVPTGREEDWRFTPLHRLAGLHDGTAVGAEKGNDKVELGLPDGVTAETVGRDDARIGKAGKPVDRVAAQAYSAFEEALVVTVPQDAVLTEPVKIDVHGEGGVRFAHVVIDVKPFAEAVVVLNHTGTGTRAANVELLVGDGAKLTFVSVQDWDRDAVHAAQQTALIGRDASLKSVVVTFGGDLVRIHPRVTYAATGGEAELYGLYFADAGQHLEHRLQIDHDTPHCRSNVVYKGALQGQDAHAVWVGDVLIRAAAEGTDTYEHNRNLVLTDGARVDSIPNLEIETGEIVGAGHASATGRFDDEQLFYLQARGIPEEEARRLVVRGFFAELVQQIGVAEIHDQLMEKIESELAGVA; from the coding sequence ATGGCTGAGCAGAACACTTCCGGCTCCACCACCGCCGGGTCGATCGAGGTCGGGACCGCCGGCGCCGGTGCGCAGCTGGCCGGTCCCGGCACCGGCCGCGCCGAGGTGCGGCAGCCGATCGACGCCCGCGTCGCGGTCAAGCCGTCCTATGACGTGACCGACTTCCCGGTGCCCACCGGCCGCGAGGAGGACTGGCGGTTCACCCCGCTGCACCGCCTGGCGGGTCTGCACGACGGCACTGCCGTTGGCGCCGAAAAGGGCAACGACAAGGTCGAGTTGGGCCTGCCGGACGGCGTCACCGCCGAGACCGTCGGCCGCGACGACGCCCGGATCGGCAAGGCCGGCAAGCCCGTTGACCGGGTCGCCGCCCAGGCCTACAGCGCCTTCGAGGAGGCGCTGGTGGTGACCGTCCCCCAGGACGCGGTGCTCACCGAGCCGGTGAAGATCGACGTGCACGGCGAGGGCGGCGTCCGCTTCGCCCACGTGGTGATCGACGTCAAGCCGTTCGCCGAGGCCGTCGTGGTGCTGAACCACACCGGCACCGGCACCCGGGCGGCCAACGTCGAGCTGCTGGTCGGCGACGGGGCGAAGCTCACCTTCGTCTCCGTGCAGGACTGGGACCGCGACGCGGTGCACGCCGCCCAGCAGACCGCGCTGATCGGCCGGGACGCCTCGCTGAAGTCCGTGGTGGTCACCTTCGGCGGCGACCTGGTCCGGATCCACCCGCGGGTCACCTACGCCGCCACCGGCGGCGAGGCCGAGCTCTACGGCCTCTACTTCGCCGACGCCGGCCAGCACCTGGAGCACCGGCTGCAGATCGACCACGACACCCCGCACTGCCGGTCCAACGTGGTCTACAAGGGCGCGCTGCAGGGCCAGGACGCGCACGCGGTCTGGGTCGGCGACGTGCTGATCCGCGCCGCCGCCGAGGGCACCGACACCTACGAGCACAACCGCAACCTGGTGCTCACCGACGGCGCCCGGGTCGACTCGATCCCCAACCTGGAGATCGAGACCGGCGAGATCGTCGGTGCCGGGCACGCCTCGGCGACCGGCCGGTTCGACGACGAGCAGCTGTTCTACCTGCAGGCCCGCGGCATCCCGGAGGAGGAGGCCCGCCGCCTGGTGGTGCGCGGCTTCTTCGCCGAGCTGGTCCAGCAGATCGGCGTGGCCGAGATCCACGACCAGC